ccaaaaccttacttgacactcagaatgggtgtggtaagtgtttgggttatcaacctctcaaggatatggaaatggagaggtaagaGTTGAGGAAAAACCACAATGGAtagtgtagagaattgtgggtataacaatctctcactctcaaggGTTATgactagggttttctctcaaaagCACTCCCCAACATATGTGGGTAATGgaggtatatatagtgtgggtatatatagtgtgtatcagatatgacaaaTTGGAAAAATAGAATGTTTTGTGGGTATCTTGCTGGAAGGCCTTACTCGTGAGACACTGGTGAAAACCAGCTGTCACCATCttgtcctgactcttcgcattacAGTCATGTGTtgggcacatgcttcacttcgcgggaagGCTTCTCGCGAGCTACCCACAAAATCTTCTTTACTCTGCActttgccttgagtcttcacactctatttctctctcataCAACCCTTACaagaaatcccacataaaatacagggtacataagattgaacataattacagttaaatttggcacggaattaaagccaacacaaaatagttgtaaatcacaactttacgaAAAACTAtgctaataaataaaataattttttattccatttctctctcttcatttatgactctttcttctttctctttcttttcttctttttttctccgcCTCACTTCATCTTCTCAATTcacttcttttcccttttttttcttcttctttctccagAACCTCCAcctctccctttttctttctttctttttttcccatttttttcttttctgtcacTTTCTCTCTGCGCCTTTGCcttctctatctctttttttttccctgtcactctccctctccgtctttttttttttttctccacctAGGCCATTGCCATTGAGATCAGCTGCCACTGTGGAGTTCAGCCTCGCCATGGAGTTCACCTCATTGATGAGGCCGTCACCGTGGAGATCTCTTATTTTGATCTCcctctgtttttttttccccctttgaTTGTGGATTCCATGTGATTGTGATTATGGGCTGTGCTTGGGTATGGTGGTGGCGGGCTGTGCTATGTATGGTGGGGTTTTGTTgaagatttggatttttttttgtttttttttttttgtggtttttggatttggaattttttggaGGATCCAGTGATTGTGGTTGTATTTTGTGGCGGTGGTTGTAGCGGTGGTTGGTGGTTCTTGGATGGTGGTGACTGCCATTAGGCTGTGTGTTGGTATATTGCTGGGTTTttaagtaaatatattattttaatgtattgtatctattattttaatgtttagaatGAAAGAATAGAACATGTGATGAATgtgatattgtaaaatgatgtggtaaaataataaagtaggcttttggtgtatcaaaataacatttttttaaagaacaactGATGGTGATGCTCTTACTAAGGGAAAACTCTGACAAGAAAAATTCTAAGGGTGATTTATAGCTTATCACCAAACTAAAGAATTAACTTTAGTAGAATGGAAGTACAAAAATACAAGAATATACCCGATCATAATATTGCTACCTATATTAGGACTTACATGACCACATACAACTCCAATCTAGTTGAACTTTATATCTTGTGAATCTTCTTGGAGCATAGATACCCAATCAGTGTCTACTCTTATAACATAAGCTTGATTGAATTAGTTTCTTATTTCAACAACTTCACTTGGGACACTTTTGGATGTTCAATATGGTGCTGGAGATTTCGCTTGGCACAAACCCTTTACGCACAAATGTTATTCTCCCTTTTGTTCATGATTACCTAAGATATCTTTAAATACACTTTGGAACCATAGTATAGGGATCCTTAGGTCTTTGGTCATCATGGGCCACAAACTAAGAAAACAATTTTCCCAATGTTCGATCGATTTACTAgagttgagctttaatgaagaTCAATCAATCGAGCAGCAATTGAGCATGTAGTCAAGGCAATagaattaaccaattttaagaaattttatgtGTCTTCAATGTAGCTCTTCAACCACTAATCTAGGCACTAAAACTTACAACTCAATTATGATTGAACAAAGTTCTGAAAACAAGTTTTGCCAACACAAATTACATTTGACCCTAACACTCCATAATCAAAAACATCACTTAACATcgtttgaaaatttatttccttACTATTTAAATACCATTGGCTTTCTATACAATCCTCACACACATAATTGCCTATAATCAGACTTGTGTAGTTAAGAGTTAAGACAGGTTgttgaaagaaattaaagaactTAAGAAAGCAAGAGATTTCAAATAATGTTAAATGCATTTTATGTTTATAGAGCAAGATAAAACATAtggatatttttaaaataatcttgGTATTAACTAATGTTAACCCAAGAATCAAGgcgatttttgtattttaacttctaaatttttgcttaaaaatgTTTCATAAGGGTTGTGGGGATAAATGAGCCGAGTAGGAGTATTGGGCCGTGGGCCATGCTCGAGGATATAAGGGAGCTTGAGGATGGTCAAACAGTAAGATAAGTATATTGGTCAATGGGTCGAGAACAAGGACAAGTAATAACGAACAAATGGTGTCTCCCGAGGATCCAAACTTCCTTAGGAAGCGTTGTGGAAGGTTAGAGCCTAGTCACCTAGAGAATACTGTGCAAGAGGCAACCATACTTCTGATGATAAGCTTCAGATAAAGGAGTCCACAGTAAACTAAGAAATATCTGAGAAGAAGGCTGTTACCACTACATTAAATGTTCTGCACCTAACCAattggccgcatttatgtggaaatgACCCTTGAGCAAGGATATCTTAGTTCATAGCTACTCACAAAGCTTCTAGGGGGtttctgatgggacaagcatccaaaaGATCGCCTACATGATCAACATATGGAAGGTTAGGAAATAGGACTATATAAGGAAATGGTCCTTGTGAAAAATGGGGCATGGAATttgagaggaaaagaaagaactcCTTGTACTTAGAGAAAACTTGAGTAAATATAAGAACACTTCATCCTCGGACTTGACCGAGGAGTGTTATTCCCTTCAAATTGTGTTTTCTTATCTTTCTAGCACAGATCCAATCTATTGTGGCCTATACTTGATTTACTGAGTCTTTTACCTGTAAAATCCACTCTTtaacaaatatattgttttgggcttattaAGCCAACATCCATTTTCGTTGGGCTAAAGGTCTAATtctagtccttacaattggcgccgtttgtgggaaacAGGGAAGCACTTGTAATCTTGTTTAGTCATGGTGGGTTCAGGACCAAATTAAGAAGAATTTGTGAGATCTCAACGTCAAGACCATTTTCTTAACATAGAACGGAGGAAAGATCGTGAAGTTAGTCTGCATACGACTCATACTAGTAGGAGTCATTCTAGAACTGAGAGTCATGTGTCGCATGGGAAAATAGGAATCTCCAGTTGGAGATAAACCATCTGCACAGAAAATTACGTCGTAAATAGAGAATGGCATCTCCTTCAAGCTCCGAATCAAAATCGGGGGAAGATAGCAGTTACAGGCCACGGTCAAGAACCTCTCCTAGTGAATCCTTTTCCTACAAGGAGGAATGGTATCATAAGCAAAGGAGTAAAAGTCTGACCCATAGGAGCTTAGAGAATGACCTAATGAGTAGGGCTTTGTGCCAGATTTCAAAATCACCGTTAATGTGAAGGATTGACAGGGCCAAACTTCCTCGTTGGTTTGTGCAGCCCACTTTTACCATTTACAATGGGAGGACTGGTCTAGTTGAGCATGTTAGTCAATTCAATCAAAGGATGGTTGTTCATTCAAGGAATGAGGCTTTGATGGGTAAAGTATTCCCCTTTAGCTTGGGGCCTATCgcaatgaggtggtttgatgggtAGGATGAAGGCTTAATTGAATCTTTTCAAGAGCTCACCAGGGCTTTCGAGGCTGATTTGTTACATGTAGCAGGGTTCCTCATCCCTTAGATTCCTTGTTGTCCATGGTGATGATAGAAGGTGAGACACTGAAAACTAACTCGGATAGGTACTGGGAGACGTTTAATGAGATAGATGGAGATTTTGAAGAAGTGGCAATAAGGATGTTTAAGGTTGGCCTTCCTACTGAGCATGAATTGAGGAAATCCTTGACAAAGAAACTAGCGCAAAGCATGCGTCAGCTCATGGATAGATTAATAAACTTAAATGGGTCGAGGATGATCAGCAACAAGGGAAGGGGAAGGCAAAAGTGGCTCTCCCTGATTGAAGAGGCTTTAGGTCTGAAAGGTGTAATAACAACCGACCCTGGAGAGATTTTACTGGACATACTGGGTTTCCTAATGCCCAAGTGGTCAACACAGTATTCAAGGAGCCTATGCATCAAATTCTTGAGAAGATAAAGGTTGAACCATACTTCAAGTGGCCAAATTAAATGGGGGGGTGACCCCACAAGGCGTAATCAGGGTCTTTTTTGCCAATATCATCAAGACCATGGACACACTACAGAAGATTGTAGAACTTTACGTGACTATCTAGAGCAACTGGTCAAGATCAGGAAGTTGAGACAATTTTTGCACTAGCCTTCTAGACAGGAAAGTCAGATTGGGTCGGCGTATCAGAGGGAGTCTTCCTCGAGACCGCCCTTGGGAACAATCAGTGTTATTTTGGTAGCCCAGGTCGGATTGGAGCATGTCCATCTGGGGTTATGTCCATAGCACAACCATGTACCGAGGACTCAGTCCCTTAGTCTAAACGAGGGAGAATGGAAGTCCGACTAGCCTTGAGTTTTTCTGATGATAATAAGGTGGGAACAGTTCAACCACTTGATGATGCCTTAATGGTTACCCTTCGAATAGAATGGTATGTTGTAAGGAGGATCTTGGTAGATCAGAGTAGTGGTGTAGAGATCATGTATCCCGACCTGTACAATGGACTTAATTTGAAGCCCGAGGATCTAGGTAGCTACGACTCCCCTCTAGTGGGGTTCGACGGGAAGACTGTTATCCCAAAGGGCCTGATTAGGCTGCTTGTTCAAGCAAGGTCAGAGGTGGTTGAAGTAAGTATTATTGTGGTGGATGCTTATTCACCATATACTGCTATTTTGGCAAGACATTGGCTTCATGCTATGAGGACTGTCTCTTCGACTTTGCATTTGAAGGTGAAATATCCCTTTGGGGACGAGGTTGGAGAGTTGATTGGAAGTCAGGCTATGGCAAGGCAATGCCTAGTCGTAGCTATCAAACACTAGTCTGAAGATGAATTCTCGGCCACCACAAAAAGGGCCTTGTAGCAATTAATAGAAGTAGAAACATCCTCAGATGTTGTAAATGGAGGAGTGAAGTGCGAGGAGTTAGAGAAGGTTATTATTGATGTTGATGCTGAGAAGTAATTCCAGATTGGAGTTTAATTGCCTCCTCGAGAGAAGGAGGAGTTGCTGGCTTTTCTTAGAAAGAACATTGATGTATTTGCTTAGAGTGCCTATGAAGCTCCTGGGGTGGAtccgaatttcatttgtcatcatttGAATGTCAATCCAACTATGACCCCTAAGAAACAACCACCTCGACGCTCTTCTAAAGAACATGCAGAGGCTGTTAAGgaagaaataataaaacttaaGCGTCTAGGGGCGATTAAGAAGGTCTTTTACCCAGAGTGGCTGACCAATACAgttgtggtgaagaagaagTCAGGAAAGTGGAGAGTTTGCATAGATTTTACCGACTTGAATAAAGCTTGCCCtaaggatcctttcccaatcCCTCAGATAGACCAATTGGTAGACACTACGGTCAGTCATCTTCagatgagctttttggatgccttcTAGGGGTATCATCAGATACCATTAGCTTTGGCTAACCAGGAGAAGACTGCTTTCATGACACCTACTAGGAATTATCACTACAGAGTAATGCCTTTTGGAATGAAGAATGCTGGATCTACTTACCAGAGGATGATAACTAGAATATTTAATTCTTAATTTGGAAAGAATATTGAAGTTTACATcaacgatatggttgtgaagagtaagaTTGTAGCCGAGCATTTGAATGATCTCAAAAGTGTATTCGAGATACTGAGGAGACATAAGTTGTGTTTCAATGCTTCAAAGTGTTCCTTTGCCAATAGCTCTAGTAAATTTTTGGGCTATATGATCACGCACCATGGAATTGAGGTTAATCCTGATTGGATTAAGGCCATAAATGATTTACGACCACTTCGG
This DNA window, taken from Quercus robur chromosome 2, dhQueRobu3.1, whole genome shotgun sequence, encodes the following:
- the LOC126696962 gene encoding uncharacterized protein LOC126696962, with amino-acid sequence MEVRLALSFSDDNKVGTVQPLDDALMVTLRIEWYVVRRILVDQSSGVEIMYPDLYNGLNLKPEDLGSYDSPLVGFDGKTVIPKGLIRLLVQARSEVVEVSIIVVDAYSPYTAILARHWLHAMRTVSSTLHLKVKYPFGDEVGELIGSQAMARQCLVVAIKH